From Borrelia sp. RT5S, the proteins below share one genomic window:
- the lgt gene encoding prolipoprotein diacylglyceryl transferase, whose product MPNYINYPNWLHPEIIKGVPITWYSLSYIVIIMICYKFIWYQIKVDGIDIKRSDYETMMFSLVMGAIIGGRLASTLIYDKSGIYYTHPWLIFLPFDKYWNFTGFRGMAIHGGFLGVIIALLITINTKLKNTNVRKYFIRITDYGAIAFSSGYILGRLANFANAELYGRPMRGGVIFPNAEPFSTSYKGVKEFAESVGLELSPHDLFINLPRVPSQLIEGFFEGTVGFLLLWFVFRKIKKYDGFIFGIYIIIYGFFRFLIEYLREPDKEIGFIFTYRTPESLLDFSLLNISMGQILSLVLILSGIIWLSWAKRRAEKLNK is encoded by the coding sequence ATGCCCAATTACATAAATTATCCCAATTGGTTACATCCTGAAATAATTAAAGGCGTTCCGATCACATGGTATAGTCTTTCCTACATCGTAATAATCATGATTTGCTACAAATTTATTTGGTACCAAATAAAAGTCGACGGAATTGACATTAAGAGAAGTGATTATGAAACAATGATGTTCTCTCTCGTTATGGGAGCGATAATCGGAGGCAGGCTGGCGTCTACCTTAATTTATGATAAAAGTGGCATCTACTACACACATCCCTGGTTAATCTTTTTACCATTTGACAAGTACTGGAATTTCACGGGCTTTAGAGGCATGGCAATACACGGAGGATTTCTTGGAGTAATCATTGCACTATTGATAACGATTAATACCAAGCTTAAGAACACAAACGTGAGAAAATACTTTATAAGGATAACAGACTACGGAGCAATAGCCTTTTCCTCAGGATACATACTAGGGCGGCTTGCTAATTTTGCAAATGCAGAGCTTTATGGAAGACCAATGAGAGGAGGAGTAATATTCCCAAACGCAGAGCCCTTCAGCACAAGTTACAAGGGAGTCAAAGAATTTGCAGAATCAGTTGGGCTTGAACTGTCACCCCATGATTTATTTATTAATCTACCAAGGGTTCCATCACAACTCATAGAAGGTTTTTTTGAAGGAACTGTGGGATTTTTATTACTATGGTTTGTTTTCAGAAAAATAAAAAAGTATGACGGATTTATTTTTGGAATATACATCATTATTTATGGTTTCTTTAGATTCTTAATCGAGTACTTAAGGGAACCAGACAAGGAAATAGGGTTTATCTTCACCTACAGAACACCTGAAAGCCTGCTAGACTTCTCTTTATTAAACATATCAATGGGACAAATACTCTCGCTAGTTTTAATATTATCAGGAATAATTTGGCTCTCATGGGCCAAGAGGCGAGCAGAAAAATTAAATAAATAA
- a CDS encoding EAL domain-containing protein — MKSTCPSAIAISGEKISDEEIASLRAIFNLLRVSLSRKSIPREFIRQNDIKFAIIYNNKTPIDFSINIANDLQSINKVYSIIINNGPEEKTSYKFNHIEILNDINELSLNHGLIYQKKLFHDNENANLDFFLNLSELIKEIVIITNIENDIIYINEKGSKEIELPIKIGGKTNKITDINIIDLEKEDKIDLSYNVSDIPELRNILITDCLLIAKHNRKLIVDLFISTIGQNNIDKLITIKDISHLKSKNYARDLEIIDIKTDLYNIKELEHLLINQIESSYKNTYLFDLDLHINTEYEYKGNRSSTDLKILKKITSKIMSFYSEYIFQVKDNNLIVIVSTSGGERRLIAIAEEIKKTISYELKKQGFIIFKFNIGIIEANLQEDIKTTIAKLKIATKISSEYKDSLPILYKDELPETMLIKTQNKIFEYIVKAIKNDFFTLYYQKITPLKKNLKPKIEILTRLFDHTGTPIPNATVFNLIEKYNLTVEVDQLVVTKALREYTNFVAKNGIHIFSINISPQSLKSKNFRMFLRETLLTSHVPLQNICLEITETGILENFELVNNYFKELKSFGIKLALDDFGSGHTSLSYIKILPIDIIKIDGSFIKVINSSQTDLVIIKSIKEIADTKRIKIIAEFVSNEEILKKINEIGIDYGQGFLWHEPEPM, encoded by the coding sequence ATGAAGAGTACATGTCCAAGTGCAATCGCAATTTCTGGGGAAAAAATTAGTGACGAGGAGATTGCAAGTCTTAGGGCTATTTTCAACTTACTACGCGTGTCTTTATCTAGGAAAAGCATTCCTAGGGAGTTTATTAGGCAAAATGATATTAAGTTTGCTATTATTTACAACAACAAGACTCCAATAGATTTTTCAATCAACATAGCAAATGACTTACAAAGTATCAATAAAGTCTATTCCATCATAATAAACAATGGACCTGAAGAAAAAACAAGTTATAAATTCAACCACATAGAAATATTGAACGATATCAATGAACTAAGCCTTAATCACGGTCTCATATATCAAAAAAAACTTTTTCATGACAATGAAAATGCAAACCTTGATTTTTTCTTAAACTTATCTGAACTTATTAAAGAGATCGTAATAATTACAAACATTGAAAATGATATTATCTATATTAATGAAAAAGGGAGTAAAGAAATTGAACTTCCAATAAAAATTGGAGGCAAAACAAATAAAATAACTGATATAAACATCATAGATTTAGAAAAAGAAGACAAAATAGACTTAAGTTATAATGTAAGCGATATTCCTGAACTCAGAAATATATTAATAACTGACTGCCTTTTAATCGCAAAGCACAATAGAAAGCTAATCGTGGATTTATTTATCAGCACAATTGGTCAAAATAACATTGATAAGTTAATAACAATAAAGGATATATCTCACTTAAAATCCAAAAATTATGCTAGGGATCTTGAAATTATTGACATAAAAACAGATTTATATAACATCAAAGAGCTTGAACATCTTTTAATAAATCAAATTGAATCCTCCTATAAGAATACATATTTGTTTGACCTAGACCTGCACATAAACACAGAATATGAATATAAAGGAAACAGATCAAGCACAGATTTAAAGATACTTAAAAAAATCACCTCTAAAATAATGTCATTCTACTCAGAATACATATTTCAGGTGAAGGATAATAATTTAATAGTTATTGTCTCCACAAGTGGTGGGGAGAGAAGACTAATTGCAATTGCAGAAGAAATCAAAAAAACCATCTCTTATGAACTTAAAAAACAAGGATTTATAATATTTAAATTCAATATAGGAATAATAGAGGCCAATTTGCAAGAAGACATAAAGACAACAATTGCAAAATTAAAAATAGCAACAAAAATATCTTCCGAATATAAAGATTCTCTTCCTATTTTGTACAAAGATGAACTACCGGAAACAATGCTTATTAAAACTCAAAATAAAATCTTTGAATATATAGTGAAAGCAATAAAAAATGATTTTTTTACTCTCTACTATCAGAAAATAACCCCCCTTAAAAAGAACTTAAAACCTAAAATCGAAATACTAACAAGACTTTTTGACCATACGGGTACTCCTATTCCGAATGCCACAGTATTTAATTTAATAGAAAAGTACAATCTAACTGTTGAAGTGGATCAACTGGTTGTTACTAAAGCCCTAAGAGAATATACAAATTTTGTGGCAAAAAATGGCATACATATTTTCTCAATCAACATTTCACCACAATCACTTAAATCTAAAAATTTTAGAATGTTCTTAAGAGAAACACTTCTTACAAGTCACGTCCCGCTTCAAAACATATGCTTAGAGATAACAGAAACCGGTATTTTAGAGAATTTTGAGTTAGTCAATAATTATTTTAAAGAACTTAAAAGCTTTGGCATTAAACTCGCACTTGATGACTTTGGAAGCGGCCACACTTCGCTTTCATACATTAAAATATTACCCATAGATATAATAAAAATAGATGGATCTTTTATTAAAGTAATAAATTCAAGCCAAACAGATCTTGTGATAATAAAATCAATCAAGGAAATTGCTGATACAAAAAGAATAAAAATAATAGCTGAATTTGTATCAAATGAAGAAATACTTAAAAAAATAAATGAAATTGGAATAGACTACGGACAGGGGTTCTTATGGCACGAGCCGGAACCAATGTAG